Proteins from a genomic interval of Paraconexibacter algicola:
- the rbfA gene encoding 30S ribosome-binding factor RbfA — protein sequence MRRVDEAVREVLSDALTGGLKDPRIGFVTVTQVQTSPDLRHAKVFVSVLGDETVRSQTIEGLRSAHGYLQRRVSAQLRIKNTPQLDFFHDDTLDRVERLNALMQDPPEPAA from the coding sequence ATGCGACGCGTGGACGAAGCGGTCCGCGAGGTCCTCTCGGACGCTCTCACCGGGGGTCTGAAGGACCCCCGGATCGGCTTCGTCACCGTCACCCAGGTGCAGACCAGCCCGGACCTGCGGCACGCGAAGGTGTTCGTCAGCGTGCTCGGGGACGAGACGGTGCGGTCGCAGACCATCGAGGGTCTGCGGTCCGCCCACGGCTACCTGCAGCGGCGTGTCTCCGCGCAGCTGCGGATCAAGAACACGCCGCAGCTGGACTTCTTCCACGACGACACGCTCGACCGCGTGGAGCGCCTCAACGCCCTGATGCAGGACCCGCCGGAGCCGGCCGCGTGA